The genomic region GTTGGGAATCAAGAATTGATTGCCTCGACTTAGCCAGCTTGGTTGCTAAAACTGCTTATTCAGGCTGCTAAGACGACGGGGGAGCCAGCTCAATGGCCTTTGCAAGGCGCATAAACTGCTCCAGCCGTACTTCGGGCTGTTCGTAGGCCCGGCCGTCGAATACCAGTATCCCGGTGGGTGTGCTCAACAGAAGCACCAGGGCCCGGCCTTGCTTGCCCGCGTAGTTGAAGGTTATCACGTTTTCGTAGGCGTAGTGGCCGTTGATGGTGCCGTTGATTTCTTGCACGTTATCCACGCTGGCGACGGTGCGGTATTCCCGGATGATGGACAGGGCTATGTCCTGGACCGTTGTGCGCTCGGCAATAGGCGGCAGCGTTGTAACCCGAAACAGCGTGGCGTGCGCCGTGTCGCCATCGGCCCCTATGCGGCCCTGCGGGGCATATACTGCCCAGCGCCCAAGTTGGGGGCTTAGTTGCCGAAAATCAGTATCCAGCATGTCGGCCCGAAAGCCCAAAACCTCCTGCTCCTTCACTTTCACCGCCGGGTCGTAGTGGGCGGTGAGCAACATTTGCTGACAATCTGCAGCCGCACCGGGCAGAATTTTAGGGTACACGCCGACAAGCAGTGTAACGCGGCTACTATCGCCGAAAGCCAGCAAAGCCGCCGTCAGACCGGGCCCGCGGCGGTAGGGCTGAGTCAGGAACACGGCCGGGTGGCCGTTGTAAGTGAGGCGGCGCAGGGCCGTGGTGGGAATATCAGGCTGGCCGGCCAGCTCTTTCTGCAGCTGCTCCAGATACGCAGCAAACTTTACCCCAGGCATCTCAAGCACCTGCACAAACTGCAGCGGATTGAGGCGTAGCAGATGCTGCTGCGCCTCGAGCTCATACCCCGTGGGGGCAGCCAGCAGCATGTGCGTGCCAGGTATACGCCGGTGCTGCGGCGTAGCCTTGGTAGTGATAGTAGCTGGAATTTCTTCGGGGCTGAAGCGGCAGCTGCCGCACATGAGCAGCGCCACCCACAAAAGGGCCGCTGCAACGCGCCTGGCGTTCATAATAGTCAATGAATAGTAGTAAGGCCGGGCTCCCGGAATTGCGGTAAAGCTACGCTTTCTACCTTCACACGGCAACGGGAAAGTGCTGCTTTGCCAAGTAGCTCCTTGGCCGGCAAACCGGCCGCCCCAGACACCAAAAGCCCCGGCGGAGCAGCCTCCCCGCTTGCGTGGTAGGCCGCCCCGCCGGGGCTTTTTCTGGCAGTTACGCTTACTTGCCGGCTTCCACCACGCTGATGGCGTAGCCGCCGCCCGGCGCGCAGTATTGCGCCAGCTTGGACTTACGTGTCACGTTGACTTTACGGATGGTATACGCTTGCGGGTTTTTCTCGTAGTGCGCGTCCTTGGCGTCGGCGTAGATGGTGGCTACGTACTTCTTGCCGGAATCCAGGAAGCTCAGGTCGATTTTGGAGGTGCGGCCCTGTTCGTCGCAGGTACTGCCGATAAACCAGCTGCTTTTGCCTTTGGCTTTGCGGGCGTAGGTGATGTAGTCGCCGGGCTCGGCCTCCAGCACTTTGGTATCGTCCCAGTCCACGGCCACGTCCTTGATGAACTGGAAGGCGTCGAGGTGCTGGTTGTAGTGCTCGGGCAGGTCGGCGGCCATCTGCAGCGGGCTGTACATGGTCACGTAGAGGGCCAGCTGCCGGGCCAGGGTGCTGTGCACAAACGACGTGTTGCTGGGGTTGAGCTTGCTGACCTTCGTTTCGAAGATGCCCGGCGTGTAGTCCATCGGGCCGCCAATGAGGCGGGTGAAGGGTAGAATAGTGGTGTGGTCGGCGTTGTTACCCCCGAACGACTCGTACTCGGTGCCGCGCGCGGCCTCGTTGCCGATGAGGTTTGGGAAAGTGCGGCTCAGGCCGGTGGGGCGCACAGCCTCGTGGCCGTTCACCATGATTTTGTGCTTGGCGGCCTGCTCCAGCACGTAGTTGTAGTGGTTGATCAGCCACTGGCTGTAGTGGTGCTCGCCCAAAGGCAGCACGTCGCCGACGTAGCCGGTTTTCACGGCGTTGTAGCCGTTGTCGTTCATGAACTGGAAGGCCTGCTCCAGGTGCCGCTCGTAGTTGCGCACCGAGCCCGAGGTTTCGTGGTGCATCATCATCTTCACGCCCTTGCTTTCGGCGTAGCGGTGCAGCTCTTTCACATCGAAGTCCGGATACGGCGTCACGAAGTCGAACACGTAATCCTTGTGCTTGCCGAACCAGTCTTCCCATCCGGTGTTCCATCCTTCCACCAGCACGGCATCAAACCCGTGCAGGGCGGCGAAGTCGATGTACTCCTTCACGTGGGCGGTGTTGGCGCCGTGGGTGCCGTTGGGCTTCACGGTTTTATAGTCGATGGAGTCGAGCTTGATGTTTTCCTGGTTGGTGTACGACCACGAGCTTTTGCCCGTAATCATCTCCCACCACACGCCCACGTATTTCACGGGCTTGATCCAGGACACGTCCTTGAACTTGGTGGGCTCGTTGAGGTTGAGCACCAGCTTGGACTGCAAAATGTCGGCCGCTTTGTCGCTTACGAGCACCGTGCGCCACGGCGACTGGCAGGGCGTCTGCAGGTAGCCCTTGTTGCCCAGCGCGTCGGGCGTCAGGTGCGACTCCAGCACAAACGTCTTATCGTCCAGCTCCAAGTGCATGGCCGAGTAGTCAATCAGGCCCGCCTCATGGATGTTCACGTAGAGCCCGTCGGGGCGCTTGAGCATGAGCGGCGTCTGCAGACCAGTGGCCGAAAACGGCGTCTGGGAGGCATTGGGCGTGGTCGAAGCCTTCATCAGCCCGCGCACCTGCGACAGGTTCGAGGTGACGGTGCTGTACTCCTGGGTGTCGTAGTCGCCGGGCAGCCAGAAGGCTTTATGGTCGCCGTTGAGGGCAAACTTGGTTTTCTCTTCCTTTACCACGAAGTAAGCCAGCTCGGGCTGGCGCGGAAACTCGTAGCGGAAGCCCAGGCCATCGTCGAACAGCCGGAACCGCACCCGCATTTCGCGCTTGGTGGCGGGCTGAGTGAGCGTCACGGCCAGCTCATTGTAGTGGTTGCGGATGGTTTTCACCTCGCCCCACACCGGATTCCAGCTTTCATCCACGGTGCGGCGGGTGGCGGCCGTCTGGGTGAAGCCGCTGGTGAGGGCGGGCGCGTTTTGCAGCTCCAGGCCCAGCTTACTGGTGTTGAGCACCGGCCGGCCTTTGTAGCTGAGGCTGTAGGTGGGCACGCCATCGGCCTGCACGTTCACGCTCAGCGTCAGCTGCTTGTTCGGCGACTGGAGGTCTTCGGCCTGGGCCGTGGCGCCCCACGCCAGCAGCGCCAGCAGCAGGCCCCGGCGGGCGGCGGGCAGAAAGGAAATACGGAGTAGGTTCATGCAGAGGAGGGGATAATACGAATGGGGTTGGCCCACCGGGCCAAGGGTCGGGAATGCCGGCTGCAAGTTGCGTTGCTGCCGGGGGTTTTACTACCGTTCTGTTGCCCGGTTTACCTGCGGTATTGATTTTTAGTCTGTGCCCCAACTGGCGTGCACGGCCATGTCCGACAACTGCGCTAAACGTTTTTTCGGCTTCACACGGCCTTCATGAAGTCAGCGGTTGCTTTGTCCCATTCAAATCAGGATGGCACGTGATACGCATATGAAAAGAAGTTTTTTGCTGGCGCTCATGAGCGTGGGCGTAGCGGTGGGCAGCACGAGCTGCGCCGAGAAACACGAGGAAAAAGAGGAGCAGGTGAAATTCCTGGTCACCAGCCCGCTCCAGAAAGACACGACCATCACCAAGGAGTACGTGTCGCAGATTCACGCCTACCAGCACATTGAGGTGCGGGCGCTGGAGAAGGGCTACCTCCAGAAGATTTACGTGGATGAGGGCCAGGCCGTGCGCGAAGGGCAGCTGATGTTCCAGATCATGCCGATGGTGTACAAGGCCGAGCTGCAGAAGTCGAAGGCCGAGGCCAACTACGTGGGCATCGAGTACCAGAATACCAAGCTGCTGGCCGACAAGAACGTGGTGTCGAAAAACGAGCTGGCCCTGGCCCAGGCCAAG from Hymenobacter canadensis harbors:
- a CDS encoding glycoside hydrolase family 97 protein codes for the protein MNLLRISFLPAARRGLLLALLAWGATAQAEDLQSPNKQLTLSVNVQADGVPTYSLSYKGRPVLNTSKLGLELQNAPALTSGFTQTAATRRTVDESWNPVWGEVKTIRNHYNELAVTLTQPATKREMRVRFRLFDDGLGFRYEFPRQPELAYFVVKEEKTKFALNGDHKAFWLPGDYDTQEYSTVTSNLSQVRGLMKASTTPNASQTPFSATGLQTPLMLKRPDGLYVNIHEAGLIDYSAMHLELDDKTFVLESHLTPDALGNKGYLQTPCQSPWRTVLVSDKAADILQSKLVLNLNEPTKFKDVSWIKPVKYVGVWWEMITGKSSWSYTNQENIKLDSIDYKTVKPNGTHGANTAHVKEYIDFAALHGFDAVLVEGWNTGWEDWFGKHKDYVFDFVTPYPDFDVKELHRYAESKGVKMMMHHETSGSVRNYERHLEQAFQFMNDNGYNAVKTGYVGDVLPLGEHHYSQWLINHYNYVLEQAAKHKIMVNGHEAVRPTGLSRTFPNLIGNEAARGTEYESFGGNNADHTTILPFTRLIGGPMDYTPGIFETKVSKLNPSNTSFVHSTLARQLALYVTMYSPLQMAADLPEHYNQHLDAFQFIKDVAVDWDDTKVLEAEPGDYITYARKAKGKSSWFIGSTCDEQGRTSKIDLSFLDSGKKYVATIYADAKDAHYEKNPQAYTIRKVNVTRKSKLAQYCAPGGGYAISVVEAGK